One genomic window of Corvus moneduloides isolate bCorMon1 chromosome 14, bCorMon1.pri, whole genome shotgun sequence includes the following:
- the NHSL2 gene encoding NHS-like protein 2 isoform X5 → MGRTPALRVPLLAEAVPAAGQGAGRGCCRVSAAPRAAPALVLWFAHAVGAQGGCRGGSAARPRCGATSNLDLESKKGAPTKLPWQQPVNVFLAAGRPPGMEQLHQEAQLNLQSLLQEEYEEQYTESRVTGQTFRAAGHLPPDTSPEPSPRPPPAKRLEFVLMPPSQREAEEESTSSTALGARPPDTSLSLPTSPDKQAPWPRAFPLPTVEEKQWHQPSSIQTNIVPINVSGQHFARHASARHSLFNTETAMNPKSTLRRRRTIIGFPNLSLRDQGSANGPTSSTHTPIVESLSCSFVPETTSGGTTPQEIGPRQPLSAPLRKTFSDLGARCCQPLAAMDGAANPCASACNGTQGTPFPPPWSALGYGSPPHHTTGPGKGPTCTSPGGSIPSPSPGSPAASTSFFIATEEHMGSNGPSFFSGPVPASPPSSGCVQEAKGNFLPGSREEPEPVAGPVQLEVERAGCRFRERSLSVPTDSGSLCSVDIAYTETRRGSANYALSYPSASSEGSTSTDNISLGLEPEGQRRRRSKSISLKKAKKKPSPPTRSVSLIKEGQDGDVGLSAALPKDQRPKSLCIPPELQGHRLVHADPQGSAGREPNSTATPHQWHLTDWKAGSDPYQSLSGSSTTTGTTAVECAKTRGSSESLVSPSVSRATTPSQLSAEADLKTSSPGRPTGLMSPSSGYSSQSETPTPTVPTSTILGHSPHQVRVRPLVPERKSSLPPTSPMERSPKARLSFDLPLTPPAHLDLSGLKISLKGKTKVSRHHSDSTFGTKLAQKTSPITPIMPVVTQSDLRSVRLRSISRSEPEDNTDGPEHMDEPARVPCPGPERKVKPPVAEKPPLARRPPCILPKPLVLREEGPLSPKSPPGTAAKEEGVPQDVVVVLRRGELRRGLGEPHLSLTPAGPRRLSQGSLDELRPERSGAEGERRKAKVPPPVPKKPSVLYLPLIPALAQLGAGVGDLPPTPSPIITLDTEPTCCDPEAEDPPSPKAVGTTPASEPASEQGSSAEAGTEEKSFASDKTAESIVEEDDEVFTTSRTTEDLFTVIHRSKRKVLGRKEPGDTFSSRPTAHSPVKTSGSSAGESLAAAGSSGKSSSRNEDFKALLQKKSSKTSPGTRPSAAELLKTTNPLARRVITEFAPELDGANSPKSQP, encoded by the exons ATGGGGAGGACCCCGGCGCTGCGTGTTCCCCTTCTGGCCGAGGCTGTCCCCGCTGCAGGGCAGGGTGCTGGGCGTGGGTGCTGCCGCGTTTCCGCCGCGCCCAGGGCGGCCCCGGCTCTGGTGCTGTGGTTTGCCCACGCGGTCGGAGCCCAGGGTGGGTGCCGGGGTGGCTCGGCAGCACGGCCGAGGTGCGGAG ccacctctAACCTGGACCTCGAGAGCAAGAAAGGCGCCCCCACCAAGCTGCCATGGCAGCAACCCGTGAACGTCTTCCTAGCAGCTGGGCGCCCGCCGGGCATggagcagctgcaccaggaggCCCAGCTCAACCTCCAGAGCTTGCTGCAAG AGGAGTATGAGGAGCAGTACACCGAGAGCAGGGTCACCGGGCAGACCTTCCGCGCTGCTGGACACCTGCCCCCCGACACCTCCCCTGAGCCGTCACCTCGACCCCCACCTGCCAAGCGCCTTGAGTTCGTGCTTATG CCCCCGAGCCAGCGAGAGGCTGAAGAGGagagcaccagcagcactgcGCTTGGTGCTCGGCCCCCTGACacctccctgagcctccccaCCAGCCCGGACAAGCAGGCCCCCTGGCCCAGGGCCTTCCCCCTGCCCACCGTGGAGGAGAAGCAGTggcaccagcccagctccatCCAGACCAACATTGTCCCCATCAATGTCTCGG GGCAGCACTTTGCTAGGCACGCGAGTGCTCGTCACTCCCTGTTTAACACAGAGACCGCGATGAACCCAAAGTCCACCCTGCGGCGTAGACGGACCATTATTGGATTCCCTAACCTGTCCCTGCGAGACCAAG GCAGCGCCAACGGCCCCACGTCCAGCACACACACGCCCATCGTTGagtccctgtcctgcagcttcGTGCCTGAGACCACGAGTGGGGGGACAACGCCCCAAGAGATCGGCCCTCGCCAGCCCCTCTCGGCCCCGCTGAGGAAGACCTTCAGTGACCTCGGGGCCCGCTGCTGCCAGCCACTTGCTGCCATGGATGGGGCAGCCAacccctgtgccagtgcctgcaATGGGACACAGGGCACCCCTTTTCCCCCGCCCTGGAGTGCCCTGGGTTATGGGAGCCCCCCCCACCACACCACTGGCCCAGGCAAGGGGCCCACCTGCACCTCCCCAGGCGGCTCCATCCCGTCGCCCAGCCCAGGTTCACCCGCCGCCTCCACCTCCTTCTTCATCGCCACAGAAGAGCACATGGGCAGCAACGGGCCCAGCTTCTTCTCCGGCCCAGTGCCTGCTTCCCCCCCCAGCTCCGGGTGTGTCCAGGAAGCCAAGGGGAATTTCTTGCCGGGAAGCCGAGAGGAGCCGGAGCCAGTGGCAGGGCCGGTGCAGCTGGAGGTGGAGCGGGCAGGGTGCCGGTTCCGTGAGCGGTCACTGTCGGTGCCCACTGACTCGGggtccctctgctctgtggaCATCGCATACACCGAGACCCGGCGAGGCAGCGCCAACTACGCCCTGAGCTACCCCAGCGCCAGCTCCGagggcagcaccagcactgaCAACatctccctggggctggagcccgaggggcagcggcggcggcgctccAAGAGCATCTCCCTGAAGAAGGCCAAGAAGAAGCCCTCGCCACCCACACGCAGCGTCTCGCTGATCAAAGAGGGGCAGGACGGTGACGTGGGGCTCAGTGCGGCACTGCCCAAGGACCAGCGGCCCAAGAGCCTGTGCATCCCACCAGAGCTCCAGGGTCACCGGCTGGTGCACGCCGACCCACAGGGGAGTGCAGGGAGGGAGCCCAACAGCACAGCCACCCCCCACCAGTGGCATCTCACGGACTGGAAGGCCGGCAGTGATCCCTACCAGTCCCTCTCTGGCTCAAGCACGACCACAGGGACCACGGCCGTTGAGTGTGCCAAGACACGGGGCAGCTCCGAGTCCCTCGTGTCCCCTTCAGTCTCCAGGGCCACAACGccctcccagctctcagccGAGGCAGACCTCAAGACCTCCTCTCCAGGCAGGCCCACGGGGCTGATGTCCCCATCCAGTGGGTACTCCAGTCAGTCAGAGACCCCAACCCCCACCGTCCCCACCTCCACCATCCTCGGGCACTCCCCGCACCAGGTGCGTGTGAGGCCACTGGTCCCTGAGAGGAAATCTTCTCTGCCCCCCACGTCCCCCATGGAGAGGAGCCCCAAGGCCAGGCTATCCTTCGACCTCCCACTGACCCCACCCGCCCACCTCGACCTCTCAGGGCTGAAGATCTCCCTGAAGGGGAAGACGAAGGTCAGCCGGCACCACTCTGACTCCACCTTCGGCACCAAGCTGGCCCAGAAGACCAGTCCCATCACACCCATCATGCCCGTGGTGACACAGTCTGACCTGCGCTCCGTCCGCCTCCGCTCCATCAGCCGCTCAGAGCCAGAGGACAACACCGACGGCCCAGAGCACATGGACGAGCCAGCACGCGTCCCCTGCCCAGGGCCGGAGAGGAAAGTGAAGCCACCTGTGGCGGAGAAGCCACCACTGGCCAGGCGCCCCCCGTGCATCCTGCCCAAGCCCCTGGTTCTGCGGGAGGAGGGTCCCCTGTCCCCCAAATCCCCGCCAGGCACTGCCGCCAAGGAGGAGGGGGTGCCACAGGATGTCGTCGTGGTGCTGCGGAGAGGGGAGCTGaggaggggtctgggggagcCCCACTTGTCCCTGACCCCGGCAGGACCCCGGCGGCTCTCACAGGGCAGCCTGGACGAGCTGCGGCCGGAGCGCAGCGGTGCCGAGGGGGAGCGCAGGAAGGCCAAGGTGCCGCCGCCAGTGCCCAAAAAGCCCAGCGTGCTGTACCTGCCGCTCATCccggccctggcacagctgggagctggtgTGGGGGACCTGCcacccacccccagccccatcaTCACGCTGGACACTGAGCCCACCTGCTGCGACCCTGAGGCTGAGGATCCGCCGTCCCCCAAGGCTGTGGGCACCACGCCTGCCAGCGAGCCTGCCTCAGAGCAAG gcagctcagcagaggCTGGCACGGAGGAGAAGAGCTTTGCCAGCGACAAGACGGCCGAGTCCATTGTGGAGGAGGACGATGAGGTGTTCACGACCTCCCGCACCACGGAGGATCTCTTCACAGTGATCCACAG GTCGAAGAGGAAGGTCTTGGGGCGGAAAGAGCCTGGTGACACCTTCAGCAGCCGACCCACCGCCCACTCACCTGTAAAGACTTCAGGCTCCTCAGCTGGCGagtccctggcagcagcaggcagcagtgggaagTCTTCCAGCAGGAATGAGGATTTTAAAGCCCTGCTCcagaaaaagagcagcaaaaccagcCCTGGTACTCGGCCATCTGCCGCTGAACTGCTCAAGACCACGAACCCGCTGGCCCGGAGGGTCATCACAGAGTTTGCCCCTGAGCTGGACGGTGCAAACAGCCCCAAAAGCCAGCCCTGA
- the NHSL2 gene encoding NHS-like protein 2 isoform X2 yields the protein MVNPHQPCLSFPQQQGWPGSGRDCWSWWDGAVPLALLSLCLRCARMPFISRRHSPRCEPLRGISCSEPVSDKRGGRVAAKGTGSAQLHYPRQLLCPPAGHSCLAGASSAPRWGWQLGFRGRFRHALVLSLHQAAPKYCPCLGSTVAVALNRDCRLLIPRRRAAAWRWAVSATPKTPPEPLLPKQPQRGCSRGAKASGCCSLWHSAVLAVQVWGIWVPGDGSAHPFFPPALLPSWEMEPMMPTPWQCQHLGTASTSAVPAALPTAAQDCTGSLSPKRARVGEEGEAPWGGPRRCVFPFWPRLSPLQGRVLGVGAAAFPPRPGRPRLWCCGLPTRSEPRVGAGVARQHGRATSNLDLESKKGAPTKLPWQQPVNVFLAAGRPPGMEQLHQEAQLNLQSLLQEEYEEQYTESRVTGQTFRAAGHLPPDTSPEPSPRPPPAKRLEFVLMPPSQREAEEESTSSTALGARPPDTSLSLPTSPDKQAPWPRAFPLPTVEEKQWHQPSSIQTNIVPINVSETAMNPKSTLRRRRTIIGFPNLSLRDQGSANGPTSSTHTPIVESLSCSFVPETTSGGTTPQEIGPRQPLSAPLRKTFSDLGARCCQPLAAMDGAANPCASACNGTQGTPFPPPWSALGYGSPPHHTTGPGKGPTCTSPGGSIPSPSPGSPAASTSFFIATEEHMGSNGPSFFSGPVPASPPSSGCVQEAKGNFLPGSREEPEPVAGPVQLEVERAGCRFRERSLSVPTDSGSLCSVDIAYTETRRGSANYALSYPSASSEGSTSTDNISLGLEPEGQRRRRSKSISLKKAKKKPSPPTRSVSLIKEGQDGDVGLSAALPKDQRPKSLCIPPELQGHRLVHADPQGSAGREPNSTATPHQWHLTDWKAGSDPYQSLSGSSTTTGTTAVECAKTRGSSESLVSPSVSRATTPSQLSAEADLKTSSPGRPTGLMSPSSGYSSQSETPTPTVPTSTILGHSPHQVRVRPLVPERKSSLPPTSPMERSPKARLSFDLPLTPPAHLDLSGLKISLKGKTKVSRHHSDSTFGTKLAQKTSPITPIMPVVTQSDLRSVRLRSISRSEPEDNTDGPEHMDEPARVPCPGPERKVKPPVAEKPPLARRPPCILPKPLVLREEGPLSPKSPPGTAAKEEGVPQDVVVVLRRGELRRGLGEPHLSLTPAGPRRLSQGSLDELRPERSGAEGERRKAKVPPPVPKKPSVLYLPLIPALAQLGAGVGDLPPTPSPIITLDTEPTCCDPEAEDPPSPKAVGTTPASEPASEQGSSAEAGTEEKSFASDKTAESIVEEDDEVFTTSRTTEDLFTVIHRSKRKVLGRKEPGDTFSSRPTAHSPVKTSGSSAGESLAAAGSSGKSSSRNEDFKALLQKKSSKTSPGTRPSAAELLKTTNPLARRVITEFAPELDGANSPKSQP from the exons ATGGTGAACCCCCACCAgccatgcctcagtttccctcagCAGCAAGGCTGGCCAGGCTCAGGTCGAGACTGCTGGAGTTGGTGGGATGGAGCTGTCCctctggctctgctgtccctctgCCTCCGCTGTGCCAGGATGCCTTTCATCTCCCGCAGGCATTCACCACGGTGCGAGCCCCTCAGAGGTATTTCGTGCTCTGAGCCTGTCTCTGATAAGCGTGGTGGGAGGGTCGCTGCCAAGGGCActggctcagctcagctgcacTATCCCCGCCAGCTGCTGTGTCCTCCTGCCGGACACTCCTGCTTGGCTGGGGCATCCAGTGCCCCCAGATGGGGGTGGCAGCTGGGCTTCCGTGGACGCTTCCGACATGCCCTTGTACTGAGCCTGCATCAGGCTGCTCCCAAATACTGCCCATGCCTTGGGAGCACTGTGGCAGTGGCACTGAATCGGGACTGCCGGCTCCTCATTCCCCGTCGCCGAGCTGCAGCGTGGCGCTGGGCTGTGAGTGCTACtcccaaaacacccccagagCCACTGCTCCCAAAACAGCCTCAGCGTGGCTGCTCCCGGGGAGCCAAAGCCTCAGGATGCTGCTCACTCTGGCACAGTGCTGTCCTTGCGGTGCAAGTCTGGGGCATCTGGGTGCCAGGAGATGGCTCGGCTCATCCGTTCTTTCCCCCAGCCCTTCTCCCCAGCTGGGAGATGGAACCCATGATGCCCACGCCTTGGCAATGCCAGCACCTCGGCACTGCCAGCACCTCGGCagtgcctgcagcactgcccacagcGGCGCAGGACTGCACTGGGTCACTCAGTCCCAAACGAGCACGCGTCGGTGAAGAGGGGGAAGCTCCATGGGGAGGACCCCGGCGCTGCGTGTTCCCCTTCTGGCCGAGGCTGTCCCCGCTGCAGGGCAGGGTGCTGGGCGTGGGTGCTGCCGCGTTTCCGCCGCGCCCAGGGCGGCCCCGGCTCTGGTGCTGTGGTTTGCCCACGCGGTCGGAGCCCAGGGTGGGTGCCGGGGTGGCTCGGCAGCACGGCCGAG ccacctctAACCTGGACCTCGAGAGCAAGAAAGGCGCCCCCACCAAGCTGCCATGGCAGCAACCCGTGAACGTCTTCCTAGCAGCTGGGCGCCCGCCGGGCATggagcagctgcaccaggaggCCCAGCTCAACCTCCAGAGCTTGCTGCAAG AGGAGTATGAGGAGCAGTACACCGAGAGCAGGGTCACCGGGCAGACCTTCCGCGCTGCTGGACACCTGCCCCCCGACACCTCCCCTGAGCCGTCACCTCGACCCCCACCTGCCAAGCGCCTTGAGTTCGTGCTTATG CCCCCGAGCCAGCGAGAGGCTGAAGAGGagagcaccagcagcactgcGCTTGGTGCTCGGCCCCCTGACacctccctgagcctccccaCCAGCCCGGACAAGCAGGCCCCCTGGCCCAGGGCCTTCCCCCTGCCCACCGTGGAGGAGAAGCAGTggcaccagcccagctccatCCAGACCAACATTGTCCCCATCAATGTCTCGG AGACCGCGATGAACCCAAAGTCCACCCTGCGGCGTAGACGGACCATTATTGGATTCCCTAACCTGTCCCTGCGAGACCAAG GCAGCGCCAACGGCCCCACGTCCAGCACACACACGCCCATCGTTGagtccctgtcctgcagcttcGTGCCTGAGACCACGAGTGGGGGGACAACGCCCCAAGAGATCGGCCCTCGCCAGCCCCTCTCGGCCCCGCTGAGGAAGACCTTCAGTGACCTCGGGGCCCGCTGCTGCCAGCCACTTGCTGCCATGGATGGGGCAGCCAacccctgtgccagtgcctgcaATGGGACACAGGGCACCCCTTTTCCCCCGCCCTGGAGTGCCCTGGGTTATGGGAGCCCCCCCCACCACACCACTGGCCCAGGCAAGGGGCCCACCTGCACCTCCCCAGGCGGCTCCATCCCGTCGCCCAGCCCAGGTTCACCCGCCGCCTCCACCTCCTTCTTCATCGCCACAGAAGAGCACATGGGCAGCAACGGGCCCAGCTTCTTCTCCGGCCCAGTGCCTGCTTCCCCCCCCAGCTCCGGGTGTGTCCAGGAAGCCAAGGGGAATTTCTTGCCGGGAAGCCGAGAGGAGCCGGAGCCAGTGGCAGGGCCGGTGCAGCTGGAGGTGGAGCGGGCAGGGTGCCGGTTCCGTGAGCGGTCACTGTCGGTGCCCACTGACTCGGggtccctctgctctgtggaCATCGCATACACCGAGACCCGGCGAGGCAGCGCCAACTACGCCCTGAGCTACCCCAGCGCCAGCTCCGagggcagcaccagcactgaCAACatctccctggggctggagcccgaggggcagcggcggcggcgctccAAGAGCATCTCCCTGAAGAAGGCCAAGAAGAAGCCCTCGCCACCCACACGCAGCGTCTCGCTGATCAAAGAGGGGCAGGACGGTGACGTGGGGCTCAGTGCGGCACTGCCCAAGGACCAGCGGCCCAAGAGCCTGTGCATCCCACCAGAGCTCCAGGGTCACCGGCTGGTGCACGCCGACCCACAGGGGAGTGCAGGGAGGGAGCCCAACAGCACAGCCACCCCCCACCAGTGGCATCTCACGGACTGGAAGGCCGGCAGTGATCCCTACCAGTCCCTCTCTGGCTCAAGCACGACCACAGGGACCACGGCCGTTGAGTGTGCCAAGACACGGGGCAGCTCCGAGTCCCTCGTGTCCCCTTCAGTCTCCAGGGCCACAACGccctcccagctctcagccGAGGCAGACCTCAAGACCTCCTCTCCAGGCAGGCCCACGGGGCTGATGTCCCCATCCAGTGGGTACTCCAGTCAGTCAGAGACCCCAACCCCCACCGTCCCCACCTCCACCATCCTCGGGCACTCCCCGCACCAGGTGCGTGTGAGGCCACTGGTCCCTGAGAGGAAATCTTCTCTGCCCCCCACGTCCCCCATGGAGAGGAGCCCCAAGGCCAGGCTATCCTTCGACCTCCCACTGACCCCACCCGCCCACCTCGACCTCTCAGGGCTGAAGATCTCCCTGAAGGGGAAGACGAAGGTCAGCCGGCACCACTCTGACTCCACCTTCGGCACCAAGCTGGCCCAGAAGACCAGTCCCATCACACCCATCATGCCCGTGGTGACACAGTCTGACCTGCGCTCCGTCCGCCTCCGCTCCATCAGCCGCTCAGAGCCAGAGGACAACACCGACGGCCCAGAGCACATGGACGAGCCAGCACGCGTCCCCTGCCCAGGGCCGGAGAGGAAAGTGAAGCCACCTGTGGCGGAGAAGCCACCACTGGCCAGGCGCCCCCCGTGCATCCTGCCCAAGCCCCTGGTTCTGCGGGAGGAGGGTCCCCTGTCCCCCAAATCCCCGCCAGGCACTGCCGCCAAGGAGGAGGGGGTGCCACAGGATGTCGTCGTGGTGCTGCGGAGAGGGGAGCTGaggaggggtctgggggagcCCCACTTGTCCCTGACCCCGGCAGGACCCCGGCGGCTCTCACAGGGCAGCCTGGACGAGCTGCGGCCGGAGCGCAGCGGTGCCGAGGGGGAGCGCAGGAAGGCCAAGGTGCCGCCGCCAGTGCCCAAAAAGCCCAGCGTGCTGTACCTGCCGCTCATCccggccctggcacagctgggagctggtgTGGGGGACCTGCcacccacccccagccccatcaTCACGCTGGACACTGAGCCCACCTGCTGCGACCCTGAGGCTGAGGATCCGCCGTCCCCCAAGGCTGTGGGCACCACGCCTGCCAGCGAGCCTGCCTCAGAGCAAG gcagctcagcagaggCTGGCACGGAGGAGAAGAGCTTTGCCAGCGACAAGACGGCCGAGTCCATTGTGGAGGAGGACGATGAGGTGTTCACGACCTCCCGCACCACGGAGGATCTCTTCACAGTGATCCACAG GTCGAAGAGGAAGGTCTTGGGGCGGAAAGAGCCTGGTGACACCTTCAGCAGCCGACCCACCGCCCACTCACCTGTAAAGACTTCAGGCTCCTCAGCTGGCGagtccctggcagcagcaggcagcagtgggaagTCTTCCAGCAGGAATGAGGATTTTAAAGCCCTGCTCcagaaaaagagcagcaaaaccagcCCTGGTACTCGGCCATCTGCCGCTGAACTGCTCAAGACCACGAACCCGCTGGCCCGGAGGGTCATCACAGAGTTTGCCCCTGAGCTGGACGGTGCAAACAGCCCCAAAAGCCAGCCCTGA
- the NHSL2 gene encoding NHS-like protein 2 isoform X6 — protein MGNAQRKGPRSQRRGRMRSATATSNLDLESKKGAPTKLPWQQPVNVFLAAGRPPGMEQLHQEAQLNLQSLLQEEYEEQYTESRVTGQTFRAAGHLPPDTSPEPSPRPPPAKRLEFVLMPPSQREAEEESTSSTALGARPPDTSLSLPTSPDKQAPWPRAFPLPTVEEKQWHQPSSIQTNIVPINVSGQHFARHASARHSLFNTETAMNPKSTLRRRRTIIGFPNLSLRDQGSANGPTSSTHTPIVESLSCSFVPETTSGGTTPQEIGPRQPLSAPLRKTFSDLGARCCQPLAAMDGAANPCASACNGTQGTPFPPPWSALGYGSPPHHTTGPGKGPTCTSPGGSIPSPSPGSPAASTSFFIATEEHMGSNGPSFFSGPVPASPPSSGCVQEAKGNFLPGSREEPEPVAGPVQLEVERAGCRFRERSLSVPTDSGSLCSVDIAYTETRRGSANYALSYPSASSEGSTSTDNISLGLEPEGQRRRRSKSISLKKAKKKPSPPTRSVSLIKEGQDGDVGLSAALPKDQRPKSLCIPPELQGHRLVHADPQGSAGREPNSTATPHQWHLTDWKAGSDPYQSLSGSSTTTGTTAVECAKTRGSSESLVSPSVSRATTPSQLSAEADLKTSSPGRPTGLMSPSSGYSSQSETPTPTVPTSTILGHSPHQVRVRPLVPERKSSLPPTSPMERSPKARLSFDLPLTPPAHLDLSGLKISLKGKTKVSRHHSDSTFGTKLAQKTSPITPIMPVVTQSDLRSVRLRSISRSEPEDNTDGPEHMDEPARVPCPGPERKVKPPVAEKPPLARRPPCILPKPLVLREEGPLSPKSPPGTAAKEEGVPQDVVVVLRRGELRRGLGEPHLSLTPAGPRRLSQGSLDELRPERSGAEGERRKAKVPPPVPKKPSVLYLPLIPALAQLGAGVGDLPPTPSPIITLDTEPTCCDPEAEDPPSPKAVGTTPASEPASEQGSSAEAGTEEKSFASDKTAESIVEEDDEVFTTSRTTEDLFTVIHRSKRKVLGRKEPGDTFSSRPTAHSPVKTSGSSAGESLAAAGSSGKSSSRNEDFKALLQKKSSKTSPGTRPSAAELLKTTNPLARRVITEFAPELDGANSPKSQP, from the exons aTGGGCAACGCGCAGCGGAAGGGGCCGCGCAGCCAGCGGCGGGGCAGGATGCGCTCGGCAACAG ccacctctAACCTGGACCTCGAGAGCAAGAAAGGCGCCCCCACCAAGCTGCCATGGCAGCAACCCGTGAACGTCTTCCTAGCAGCTGGGCGCCCGCCGGGCATggagcagctgcaccaggaggCCCAGCTCAACCTCCAGAGCTTGCTGCAAG AGGAGTATGAGGAGCAGTACACCGAGAGCAGGGTCACCGGGCAGACCTTCCGCGCTGCTGGACACCTGCCCCCCGACACCTCCCCTGAGCCGTCACCTCGACCCCCACCTGCCAAGCGCCTTGAGTTCGTGCTTATG CCCCCGAGCCAGCGAGAGGCTGAAGAGGagagcaccagcagcactgcGCTTGGTGCTCGGCCCCCTGACacctccctgagcctccccaCCAGCCCGGACAAGCAGGCCCCCTGGCCCAGGGCCTTCCCCCTGCCCACCGTGGAGGAGAAGCAGTggcaccagcccagctccatCCAGACCAACATTGTCCCCATCAATGTCTCGG GGCAGCACTTTGCTAGGCACGCGAGTGCTCGTCACTCCCTGTTTAACACAGAGACCGCGATGAACCCAAAGTCCACCCTGCGGCGTAGACGGACCATTATTGGATTCCCTAACCTGTCCCTGCGAGACCAAG GCAGCGCCAACGGCCCCACGTCCAGCACACACACGCCCATCGTTGagtccctgtcctgcagcttcGTGCCTGAGACCACGAGTGGGGGGACAACGCCCCAAGAGATCGGCCCTCGCCAGCCCCTCTCGGCCCCGCTGAGGAAGACCTTCAGTGACCTCGGGGCCCGCTGCTGCCAGCCACTTGCTGCCATGGATGGGGCAGCCAacccctgtgccagtgcctgcaATGGGACACAGGGCACCCCTTTTCCCCCGCCCTGGAGTGCCCTGGGTTATGGGAGCCCCCCCCACCACACCACTGGCCCAGGCAAGGGGCCCACCTGCACCTCCCCAGGCGGCTCCATCCCGTCGCCCAGCCCAGGTTCACCCGCCGCCTCCACCTCCTTCTTCATCGCCACAGAAGAGCACATGGGCAGCAACGGGCCCAGCTTCTTCTCCGGCCCAGTGCCTGCTTCCCCCCCCAGCTCCGGGTGTGTCCAGGAAGCCAAGGGGAATTTCTTGCCGGGAAGCCGAGAGGAGCCGGAGCCAGTGGCAGGGCCGGTGCAGCTGGAGGTGGAGCGGGCAGGGTGCCGGTTCCGTGAGCGGTCACTGTCGGTGCCCACTGACTCGGggtccctctgctctgtggaCATCGCATACACCGAGACCCGGCGAGGCAGCGCCAACTACGCCCTGAGCTACCCCAGCGCCAGCTCCGagggcagcaccagcactgaCAACatctccctggggctggagcccgaggggcagcggcggcggcgctccAAGAGCATCTCCCTGAAGAAGGCCAAGAAGAAGCCCTCGCCACCCACACGCAGCGTCTCGCTGATCAAAGAGGGGCAGGACGGTGACGTGGGGCTCAGTGCGGCACTGCCCAAGGACCAGCGGCCCAAGAGCCTGTGCATCCCACCAGAGCTCCAGGGTCACCGGCTGGTGCACGCCGACCCACAGGGGAGTGCAGGGAGGGAGCCCAACAGCACAGCCACCCCCCACCAGTGGCATCTCACGGACTGGAAGGCCGGCAGTGATCCCTACCAGTCCCTCTCTGGCTCAAGCACGACCACAGGGACCACGGCCGTTGAGTGTGCCAAGACACGGGGCAGCTCCGAGTCCCTCGTGTCCCCTTCAGTCTCCAGGGCCACAACGccctcccagctctcagccGAGGCAGACCTCAAGACCTCCTCTCCAGGCAGGCCCACGGGGCTGATGTCCCCATCCAGTGGGTACTCCAGTCAGTCAGAGACCCCAACCCCCACCGTCCCCACCTCCACCATCCTCGGGCACTCCCCGCACCAGGTGCGTGTGAGGCCACTGGTCCCTGAGAGGAAATCTTCTCTGCCCCCCACGTCCCCCATGGAGAGGAGCCCCAAGGCCAGGCTATCCTTCGACCTCCCACTGACCCCACCCGCCCACCTCGACCTCTCAGGGCTGAAGATCTCCCTGAAGGGGAAGACGAAGGTCAGCCGGCACCACTCTGACTCCACCTTCGGCACCAAGCTGGCCCAGAAGACCAGTCCCATCACACCCATCATGCCCGTGGTGACACAGTCTGACCTGCGCTCCGTCCGCCTCCGCTCCATCAGCCGCTCAGAGCCAGAGGACAACACCGACGGCCCAGAGCACATGGACGAGCCAGCACGCGTCCCCTGCCCAGGGCCGGAGAGGAAAGTGAAGCCACCTGTGGCGGAGAAGCCACCACTGGCCAGGCGCCCCCCGTGCATCCTGCCCAAGCCCCTGGTTCTGCGGGAGGAGGGTCCCCTGTCCCCCAAATCCCCGCCAGGCACTGCCGCCAAGGAGGAGGGGGTGCCACAGGATGTCGTCGTGGTGCTGCGGAGAGGGGAGCTGaggaggggtctgggggagcCCCACTTGTCCCTGACCCCGGCAGGACCCCGGCGGCTCTCACAGGGCAGCCTGGACGAGCTGCGGCCGGAGCGCAGCGGTGCCGAGGGGGAGCGCAGGAAGGCCAAGGTGCCGCCGCCAGTGCCCAAAAAGCCCAGCGTGCTGTACCTGCCGCTCATCccggccctggcacagctgggagctggtgTGGGGGACCTGCcacccacccccagccccatcaTCACGCTGGACACTGAGCCCACCTGCTGCGACCCTGAGGCTGAGGATCCGCCGTCCCCCAAGGCTGTGGGCACCACGCCTGCCAGCGAGCCTGCCTCAGAGCAAG gcagctcagcagaggCTGGCACGGAGGAGAAGAGCTTTGCCAGCGACAAGACGGCCGAGTCCATTGTGGAGGAGGACGATGAGGTGTTCACGACCTCCCGCACCACGGAGGATCTCTTCACAGTGATCCACAG GTCGAAGAGGAAGGTCTTGGGGCGGAAAGAGCCTGGTGACACCTTCAGCAGCCGACCCACCGCCCACTCACCTGTAAAGACTTCAGGCTCCTCAGCTGGCGagtccctggcagcagcaggcagcagtgggaagTCTTCCAGCAGGAATGAGGATTTTAAAGCCCTGCTCcagaaaaagagcagcaaaaccagcCCTGGTACTCGGCCATCTGCCGCTGAACTGCTCAAGACCACGAACCCGCTGGCCCGGAGGGTCATCACAGAGTTTGCCCCTGAGCTGGACGGTGCAAACAGCCCCAAAAGCCAGCCCTGA